The genomic window AAGGTGGATGTCATAAGTTCGAGTCTTATAGCGACCACCATTTTAGGTGCAGCGGTAGTTCAGTTGGTTAGAATGCCGCCCTGTCACGGCGGAGGTCGCGGGTTCGAGCCCCGTCCGCTGCGCCATCTTTTATTCTTTAACTTCCATTTTTCCAGTTATTGTTATTCTTAAAAATAGTGCATTTTATTAAAAATTTATGTTTTAAAATTTTACATATAAAATAAATTGAAAAATAAAATCTAATTTATCGCTACTAAATCGCATATATTTAAAAATAAATCTTTTCTAAAATTTCTAAATAATTGATACAAGACAAATCAAAATTAATATTTTTATCTCTAAGTTATCAAAAAATCAATATAATCGTAAAAATTTAATAAGGGAAATTTATGGCATTTGAAAATGTATTAAAAGCGATTGAAGATATAAAAAATGGCAAAATGGTAATTATGGTCGATGACGAGGACCGTGAGAATGAAGGAGACTTGGTCTTTTCAGCGGCAAGCAGCGATATGCAAAAGGTAAATTTTGCGATCACTCATGCAAAAGGTGTGCTTTGCCTTGCAATGGATGAAGCAAACGCAAAAAGACTTGATTTGCCACTAATGGTTTCTAAAAATACATCCAGCCACGAAACTGCATTTACTGTCACAATTGACGCAAAGGAAGCAACGACAGGCGTAAGTGCTTATGAGCGTGATATGACGATTAGACTTGCTGCTAGTACTGATTCGGTGCCTGAAAATTTTGTAAGGCCTGGGCATATATTTCCGCTTATTGCAAAAAAAGGCGGCGTCCTCGTTCGTACAGGTCACACTGAAGGATCAGTTGATCTTTGCAAACTTGCTGGCGTTAGTCCAATGGCAGCGATTTGCGAGATCGTAAAAGAAGATGGCACAATGGCAAGACGTGATTATTTGGAGGAATTCTGTAAAAAATTTGACCTAAATATGATAAGCGTTTCTGAATTAGTAGAATACAGACTTAGCCACGAAAGCTTAATAGAAGTTTCGCCCGCAAAGAGTGTAAAAATCTGTGGTTTTGAAGCAAAAAGATATGACATAAAAGATCACGAAAATAAAAATCACGCTGCCTATGTTTTTGGAGAGATAAAAGCGCAAACTAATGTAAAATTTCAAAAAATAAGCAAAGACCATGAACTTTTAAGCGGAGATAAATTTGATAATTTATTAAAGTCGTTGGATTTTTTAAATAAAAATGGCGGAGTGTTACTATTTTTAGACAGCAATAAAAGCGATGCAAGCTCACAAAAAGATTATGGCATTGGGGCACAAATTTTAAAGTATTTTGGCATAAACGAAATTGAGCTTTTAAGCTCAAATAAAAATAAAGAATTTGTAAGCCTTGCAGGTTTTGGTCTTGATATAAAAGGCTATAAAGAAATTTAAATAGATAGCCTTTTTACGCTTTTTATTTAACGCGGATATTAATCATCCTAATAGCAAAATTCTTCACTTGGAAAAATTTTGTCTTTTACATCATTTGCGTAGGATTGCACACTCTTTCTTACAATATCCGCTCCATCAAGATAGCGTTTTACAAATTTTGGTTTAAAGTCTTCAAAAAATCCAAGCATATCAGACCATACAAGCACTTGCCCATCGACATTTACCCCAGATCCGATACCAATAACTGGTATATGAACTTGCTTTGTTATCTCGCTAGCCACGCTACTCATCGTACCCTCAAGCAAGATACCAAACGCTCCAGCTTGCTCAAACGCCAAAGCCTCTTCAATTAATTCTTTTGCCTCGATCTCGCTTCTGCCTTTTATCTTATAGCCACCTTCAAATTTATAAAACTGAGGCTTTAAGCCAATGTGAGCCATAACGTTTATGCCCTCTTCACAAAGGCGCTTCACTAAATTTACTTGGTGCATGCCAACTTCGAGCTTTACCGCATCGGCATTTGTCTGTTTGAAAAATTTCATCGCATTTTTTATCACTTGCTTTTCATTTGTATAGCTGCCAAATGGCATATCAGCCATGATAAAAGTATTTTTAGCCCCGTTACAAACGGCCTTTGTATGATAAAGCATGGTATTCATGTCTGCACCTATCGTGCTTTCTTGCATATTAAAACTCATATTTAAGCTATCGCCAACCAAAATAATATCAGCATAATCATCAAAAAGCTTAGCAAATAACGCATCATAGGCAGTTATCATTACAATAGGCTCAATGCCTTTTTTGTTTTTTATATCATTTATGCTTAGTTTTTTCTTCTGAGTTTTTTCATTTTTCATTGCAAGCTCCAAGGATTTTTAGCTAAAGGCTAACAATTTTATCAAATTTTTGCTACAATTACGCCAATTTCTTAAGGATATAAAAATGGGTATATTAAAAAGGCTTGAAATAGATTACTCTTATGATATAGTTGAAGAATTTTTATCTCACTATGCTTTAATGTGCGATTTACTCGAGCCTTTGATAATAAATTTAGGAAGAGCTGATAAATATAAAGATAGCATCCTAGAGCTTACTAGGATTTTTCATAATATTAAATCAGCAGCAGGATTCATGCATCTTGATCCGATATTAAAGCTTACAACTTTAGCTGAAGAGATAACTCAAGAGGCAAGAAGTCTAAAAGGGCCAGCAAATGATAAATTTATAGATTGGTTGCTACTTATTAGCGATCAGTTTAATAAATATAAAGATGACGTCGAGAACGATTTTGAATATTTTAGCGTTCTTGAACCAAAAATCATTGATGTGCCTACAAAACTTAACTAAATAATTCACTAACCATTTTATTTTTTGGGAGCGACTTGGCTTCGACAGGAGCAGAGTGTGTACGGTGGCACGTCGCTTTGAGCAAAGCGTAAAAAGCTCAAATTAAATTTAAACGCAAACAACGTTAATTTCGCTCCTGCTTACGCTAAAGCTGCGTAAGTTCAGTTGAGCCTTGCTTAGTCTAATTCTAGCTAGGACAAAAGCAAGTAATTTAGCTAGAGTAGGCTCGCAAAGTGACTGCTTGCTAGCTGAAATTTTAGTCTTAGTCTAAATTTTGGTTTTGGAAAGTGAGCCTTTTTAGATGAAATTTTCACTTTTGCTAAGCGTGTAGAGGCTGTATGCATTTTGTTTTTGGACAGGGGTTCGATCCCCCTCGCTTCCACCATTTTTATCTAAAAATACAAATAAAAATTTTATTAAATAGCTTAAATTAAAAAAGCTCTTCTGACTCGAAATAATTTTGTGAAATATTTCGCTCTTTTTCATTGGTATTTACATGAAGCACATAATAGCCTATCTGCGTGTTGCTAGC from Campylobacter concisus includes these protein-coding regions:
- a CDS encoding bifunctional 3,4-dihydroxy-2-butanone 4-phosphate synthase/GTP cyclohydrolase II, which produces MAFENVLKAIEDIKNGKMVIMVDDEDRENEGDLVFSAASSDMQKVNFAITHAKGVLCLAMDEANAKRLDLPLMVSKNTSSHETAFTVTIDAKEATTGVSAYERDMTIRLAASTDSVPENFVRPGHIFPLIAKKGGVLVRTGHTEGSVDLCKLAGVSPMAAICEIVKEDGTMARRDYLEEFCKKFDLNMISVSELVEYRLSHESLIEVSPAKSVKICGFEAKRYDIKDHENKNHAAYVFGEIKAQTNVKFQKISKDHELLSGDKFDNLLKSLDFLNKNGGVLLFLDSNKSDASSQKDYGIGAQILKYFGINEIELLSSNKNKEFVSLAGFGLDIKGYKEI
- the panB gene encoding 3-methyl-2-oxobutanoate hydroxymethyltransferase — encoded protein: MKNEKTQKKKLSINDIKNKKGIEPIVMITAYDALFAKLFDDYADIILVGDSLNMSFNMQESTIGADMNTMLYHTKAVCNGAKNTFIMADMPFGSYTNEKQVIKNAMKFFKQTNADAVKLEVGMHQVNLVKRLCEEGINVMAHIGLKPQFYKFEGGYKIKGRSEIEAKELIEEALAFEQAGAFGILLEGTMSSVASEITKQVHIPVIGIGSGVNVDGQVLVWSDMLGFFEDFKPKFVKRYLDGADIVRKSVQSYANDVKDKIFPSEEFCY
- a CDS encoding phosphorelay protein, with protein sequence MGILKRLEIDYSYDIVEEFLSHYALMCDLLEPLIINLGRADKYKDSILELTRIFHNIKSAAGFMHLDPILKLTTLAEEITQEARSLKGPANDKFIDWLLLISDQFNKYKDDVENDFEYFSVLEPKIIDVPTKLN